From one Coffea eugenioides isolate CCC68of chromosome 11, Ceug_1.0, whole genome shotgun sequence genomic stretch:
- the LOC113751422 gene encoding F-box protein CPR1-like, with product MSDYIPCHLLANVLLMLPCDSLLRSRCVSKSWRALIDSSDFIKMHLHRAHQEANSSNGIQIIGLKQNTFYTLNLDLEAHSSRTSGSAKQLNCPLDYSGNEVRLIGSCNSLLCLRYPYRREIVLWNPWIQKSWKLPSFPVENSMYGRAPFLLGFGYDRVNDDYKVLNRISSTSLFDTDRLSWCDEVFVYSLKMNTWRRTEHFLFKVSDYDCYCTVDCVLANGALHWLMKERRLNGVSYIISFDLSSEEFRKLPCPRYLENFVHQNLRVLNGCLCLVPYYKVNGRYATDLWVMEEYGVDKSWAKLTSVTMPLGSKFRSLTPLALSKNKRQLLLQIDGEKLILHDLETKCISDLAIRGDASYFQSSCTCIASLVRPLGTD from the coding sequence ATGTCAGATTACATTCCGTGCCATTTGCTTGCCAATGTGCTTTTGATGTTACCATGTGATTCTCTGCTACGATCCAGGTGCGTTTCAAAATCATGGCGCGCTTTAATTGATAGCTCAGACTTCATCAAAATGCATCTCCACAGAGCCCACCAAGAAGCAAATTCCTCCAATGGGATCCAAATTATTGGCCTGAAACAAAACACCTTCTACACTTTAAATTTGGATCTTGAAGCTCATAGCTCTAGAACTAGTGGAAGCGCCAAACAGCTCAACTGCCCTTTGGATTACTCTGGCAATGAAGTTCGTTTGATAGGATCTTGCAATAGCCTCCTCTGCTTGAGGTATCCTTACAGACGTGAAATTGTTTTGTGGAATCCATGGATTCAAAAGTCTTGGAAATTACCCTCTTTCCCAGTTGAAAATTCCATGTATGGTCGAGCTCCTTTTCTTCTCGGGTTCGGGTATGACCGCGTGAATGATGACTACAAAGTGCTGAACAGGATTAGCTCTACAAGTCTATTTGATACAGATCGATTGAGCTGGTGTGATGAAGTCTTTGTTTATAGCTTAAAGATGAACACATGGAGAAGGACGGAGCATTTTCTGTTTAAGGTGTCCGACTATGACTGCTATTGCACTGTAGATTGTGTACTTGCCAATGGTGCATTACATTGGCTCATGAAGGAAAGGAGATTGAATGGCGTTAGTTACATCATTTCCTTTGATCTTAGCAGTGAAGAATTCCGGAAATTGCCTTGTCCAAGGtatcttgaaaattttgttcaCCAGAACCTGAGGGTCTTGAATGGATGCCTTTGTCTAGTGCCCTATTATAAAGTAAATGGAAGATATGCTACTGATTTATGGGTAATGGAAGAGTACGGGGTGGACAAATCTTGGGCCAAGTTAACTTCTGTTACAATGCCTTTAGGTTCGAAATTTCGGAGCTTAACGCCTCTAGCTCTGTCAAAGAACAAGAGGCAATTGCTTTTGCAGATTGACGGAGAAAAGCTCATTCTTCATGATCTTGAAACAAAATGCATTAGTGATTTAGCCATTAGGGGCGATGCGAGTTACTTTCAATCATCATGTACATGTATTGCAAGCCTTGTTAGGCCTTTAGGAACTGATTAG